The sequence below is a genomic window from Babesia bigemina genome assembly Bbig001, chromosome : II.
GACTAGTTCGAACATTTGTAGTGGAGAATGTCAGTGTTTCTATAGGTGTTATGAGCACTGCTTACGTTACAAAAACATCTAGAGACGTGCAAACCCAATGTAGTGGTTGAAAATGGGAACGTCTCTTAGTTCTCGCTTTTCAAAAACGTCAGGCCTAACATTCATCGTATTAGTCATAATATTCTACGTGATTGCAAATGCGAAACGGTAATTAGAAACCTATGACTGCATCCTTATTCCACGAGATATTCACGACCCATACAAGGGGTATACACCAGGAGGCGCACATAAGTTTCATTTATCCCACCACTAGTCGTCTATCGCAACAACTATCTCGTCTCAATGTAATAGTGTCCATTGAAGCCTTAGACGTTCTCCCAGGAGTCATGTTCCAAAGGCTGGCATTAGATACCGGCTCTGGAGTCATGACTTCATCAACCAACAACTTACACGTCATATTATACTCTCAACGCTACAGATATGACGTAATGCCATCGTTTTTACAGGACGAATCTAATTAATGCGTCGAGTATGCATTAGCCTGAGCACTGGTCGTGCCATGTAGTATTCATATGGACAATCAGGAACAGAGATTCCAGCTGAAAACTGTATTGTATCTTCTATTTTCGTTGTATTTTTAACCACGTGCTTGTTTCAGTACCCTACTAAATCTAACAACTCCACTAAAATGTTGCTGATCACTCCAGGGTCATCACAATTCAACCTACTTTTTCATGGTGTACGGAGCGCATATGCAACCAGTGTATTAAGATTATGCCATTCCCTGCCGATTGAAAATCGCACTCCACGATCATTAAGGTTCATTTATAATCGTTAAATAAATGTTTGTACGTTACATGTGTCGCAACGAATGCGGCAGGGCAAAAAGGCGTCGGAAATGTCGGCATTGCCAACTGGAGACATCAAAATGAGAATCCGCACCCGCGTCTCGCTGCATTTGTGAAAAATGCGATGGGCCAATTTACGGCCACTATGATATGTAAGGCGCGTCATAATGACTTGTCAGTGTAATCGTCGATGCCGCCCTCAGTGATGCCGAAGACCGCCTCACCTTCCGGAAGGCTTGGAGAATCGTAAATTTTACAGATACGGCTGTCTCCCCTTGACTTCCGAAGGAACAACCTGGTCTGGCTGGCGTGCGCAATGATGTTCCCACCGACCGGCATCTTGTCATTCCCACCGTAGAACGAGGCCATGTTGTCGACTTTTGAGAGCACCTGATTCGAGATGACCACGGCCACCCCAAAGGTGTCTGCAATCCTCTGCAAGGCCCTGAGGAACCTGCATAGATGCATCTGCCTATTGGCCAGCTCGCCTCTGCCCGAGTAGTCTGAGCGATAGAGAGCCGTCGCACTGTCCACAATGAGCAACGCAAATCGCGTCTGCGCCATGATGTTGGCAGCTTCTATAAGCAGCTCCAGTTGGTGATCAGTGTTGTACGCTTTTGCGTACGCGATGTTTTCGAGGCAGTTGGCTGGCGAGAGCCCGAAGCGCTTAGCTATGGCAACGATCCTCTCAGGTCTGAATGTGCCTTCGGTGTCGATCCACAGACATTTGCCCTCGCCTCCACTCTGCTCCACGGGTAATTGGCAGGTGACCTGAATGGAAGTGAGCACAACAACGTTCATGGAGGGGTCAGCGTCAACAGCCGGTAATGACAACACGCCAACATAAAACGGTTTGAATTATCGAGAAATGTTGCTAACAACCTACCGCCAGTGTGTGACATAACTGCGTCTTCCCCGTTTTGAACTCGCCGAAAATCTCAGTGATGTTGCCGGTCTCGACGCCACCCTGCAGCAACGCATCAAGGGCGGTTGACCCGGTGGTGAACTTGATGAGGTTTTCCCTGGCCTCCAGATAATCTGTTGCCGAACAAAAACCGAGGTGGCAAAGCTCCTTGCATGCCAATTTGATCTTCTCCACCTTCTGCTCGCTGAGGCCCTTGACGTCAAGCAACATCTTCGCCGGCGCGTAGGCCACACACTCAAGCGTCGAGAATCCGGCTGCACGGTGATTTAGCCCTCACATTTGCCACATACCTTCCTTCAAGAGATCGATATCTCGTTGCAGCAGGCCCTTGGTTAGTAGACATTCCAGCCGCTGCGGGTTAGCGGACATGGAGTCCGTAACCGCCACAAGCGTGTTCTCCTGCGGTATAGCTAACTCCTTACACACCATTTTGACTATGAATGTCCTGTGGGTGCGGAGCGGAATTCTCGGTGTGTGGTCAAGTAGCCGCGCGTCACACACCCAACCTAGCGCACTATCGGCTCCACGTAGCAACCCTCGCCACTAAAATCAACGAATGCCCGCCGCTGACATCGTGCATAACGTTTCTGCAATTATAAACGCCTGCGCCCGCTGCTCAGCCACTTTGGCGTTCAGCGCGTCGATGTTCCTGTGCAATGAAAGTTGTTTGCTGATGCCACCTACTTTTGCAGTAGCTTGAGCCGCTCGGAGGCGAATGTGTACGCTTCGTCGTGGTCCATAGCGAGGTAGAATTGGTAACCGATGTGAACGAGTATGCGCCGGTCTTTCCTAAGATTCATTTAATTGCGCGTTTTCCGAACTAACAGGCGTGCTGGGAGGAATATCCCGTTTCCTGCGTCGATGTATGCCCGAGTATTGTCATCCAGACGTTCAAGGAGCTTGATGTTTGCCATGAGTTTTTTGCTGCGTTCCGTCAGGGAACCAAGAGCTCGTGAACCCACGTGTTCAGAAAGTTCTTCACCGCTTTGTCGCGTTCGGCCTTGGCAACAGAGATGCCGTACTCCAGCAGATCTTCGACGGATTCGACGTTGCGTAGCTGCGGCGGgagctgctggcggagcacgCCGAGCACTTCCCTGTCGGCTAGTGTGTCGTCGTTATCAAGCATTGTGTTTCATAGAATTAAGAAATCTAAGAGATTTATTTGGTTTTACGTTTAATTGCTTCCTTCTTCTGTCTGAGCTTCTCGGCAGCCTCAGCCTTCCGTCGTTCGCCGAACTGCGCGGTATGCCACGGGCATCATGTGGTGAACCGACCTCGATTTTGGAGAGAAGGCGTCTTGTCTTCTTAGGCATTAGCGCCTTAGACATTTGTTTCATTTCTTCCGTCTGCGAGGGTCATGTTTGGCTCTGGAATCGCACTCACCATGGTGGTCTCCTTCTTGATGTCCTCTTGGAACCTAATCCGCTGAGTTTTAAGGTCATCTGGATCATCTGAGACGCATGTTAGTGATCCAACAACACACATAAGCTTCGTACCATTGGTGAGGGAACGCTGAGACGCTTCCTTGACGAGTTTATCCAACTCAAGTTGCCTATCTGGCACCGCCAAGTCATCCTGGGATTCATTGATAGTTTGCCTTGCAGCAACGTACCACAAACGGAGACAGATGGTGCGGAAGTGGCACGCCTATTGCGTATTGCTGGACTGGCAACAAGATTCCACAGTTCAGACAGTCGAACACGTATTGCGGCTGCACGTAGTCCTTCGTTGGGTCCACATCTGCGCATCGCCGTAAAAGTCACCAAACGCTCAAACGCACCCGCAACCGGCCTATCAACGATAACGTGCGTTGCGTTCTCCAGCTCCGTTATCGTGCCGCCTGCCGACAATATCACGAGGCAGGTCGGCACCAGGGGCACCTCGGGGGATAAGCTGAATCGCATCCCATTGAACAGCCCCTCCGTGACTGCCGTGCCGCCTGTTGATTCCATGTACACGAATTCATTGCCGATGTGCGCGAATTCAGGCTTCACTTTCGGCGGGTACGACAGCCCTGCCATTGAGTACAGCTTGAAGTTCACCAGTTTGACGAGCTCGATGTAGTACTCCACAAAAGTTGCGATTACATTGAAGTCCACTTCATCAGGCATCTCCTGAACGAATATTACACGCGTGTGCCAACGAAAATGCGTCGCAAATTTGAACGATGAACCCCAAGCACCACGCGCTGAACCCGGCTCAACACGCGAATGCAAAAGAGCTTTAATCACCTTACAGTACCTTAATTTATTGTAGAATACACCAAATACAGGACATGTATATATACATCTGTTTCCCAACACGCGTCCAATATTAAACGCCAACGATTGGGGACAGCGAGGCACCACAACACACCTGTGCGAAGCAGTGGGGGAGAATCCACGTCACGGTCTCCTCCAGTATTTCCGCCTGGAAGTAGAACCCCTTGATTGAGATGAAGGTCTTCTTCAGACAACGCGTTTCGCTGACATATTTCAGAAAGTGCTGCAGGTGCATCTGGCACATGTCCACAACTTTGGGCTCGATGCCCTTCTTTTTGTTGGCCGGAAGCGCTGCATTAACATTAGCGGGGCATCGCAACATCACACAGCATCGACAGAGTTATGTAACTGATAAACATCAGAACCTAAAAAGCGCGTGGTTGACGCCACAGCTTTATACTTTCACCAATAAATGACCTACCCGCCACTGCTGCGATGGTAGAGACCGCATCATCCAGGTCGGCAACTGCGTTCACGAGCGCTGGGCAGCGTTCCTTGACGACGGTTGCGAGCGAGTACCGCGGGCGCTTCCGTTCGACGAGCTTGGCGTCGTACAGTTCGCCTCGGGTGACCAGTTTGCGATGTCGCTTGAGGTGCGCGCTGATGTCACGGAACTTGGCGAGAAGGTCGCCGGATCCCAGGTACCGCACATCGTTCACATGGTAATAGATTTTGTCCTTCTTGAGCTTCCTGCGATTGATGCCCTTGCTCGTGAGCGTGCCTCCTCTAGCGACGTCACGCGGGTACACGCCTTTCAGGATGC
It includes:
- a CDS encoding Rad51 protein, putative, with the translated sequence MVCKELAIPQENTLVAVTDSMSANPQRLECLLTKGLLQRDIDLLKEAGFSTLECVAYAPAKMLLDVKGLSEQKVEKIKLACKELCHLGFCSATDYLEARENLIKFTTGSTALDALLQGGVETGNITEIFGEFKTGKTQLCHTLAVTCQLPVEQSGGEGKCLWIDTEGTFRPERIVAIAKRFGLSPANCLENIAYAKAYNTDHQLELLIEAANIMAQTRFALLIVDSATALYRSDYSGRGELANRQMHLCRFLRALQRIADTFGVAVVISNQVLSKVDNMASFYGGNDKMPVGGNIIAHASQTRLFLRKSRGDSRICKIYDSPSLPEGEAVFGITEGGIDDYTDKSL
- a CDS encoding pescadillo N-terminus family protein, putative, with protein sequence MTLKKAPNKEGATRNYITRSQALKKLQVSLKDFQRLCILKGVYPRDVARGGTLTSKGINRRKLKKDKIYYHVNDVRYLGSGDLLAKFRDISAHLKRHRKLVTRGELYDAKLVERKRPRYSLATVVKERCPALVNAVADLDDAVSTIAAVAALPANKKKGIEPKVVDMCQMHLQHFLKYVSETRCLKKTFISIKGFYFQAEILEETVTWILPHCFAQEMPDEVDFNVIATFVEYYIELVKLVNFKLYSMAGLSYPPKVKPEFAHIGNEFVYMESTGGTAVTEGLFNGMRFSLSPEVPLVPTCLVILSAGGTITELENATHVIVDRPVADVDPTKDYVQPQYVFDCLNCGILLPVQQYAIGVPLPHHLSPFVDDLAVPDRQLELDKLVKEASQRSLTNDDPDDLKTQRIRFQEDIKKETTMTEEMKQMSKALMPKKTRRLLSKIEFGERRKAEAAEKLRQKKEAIKRKTK